A genomic stretch from Hymenobacter psoromatis includes:
- a CDS encoding NADPH:quinone reductase — translation MTTAEAGPTPQERAATPTNTMQAIRQHEFGGPEVLRYEEAPIPALQPGEVLVRVHAIGLNPPDWYLRDGYKMLPPEWRPAVPFPIVLGTDVSGVVTAVAPDVSGFAVGEEVFGMVRFPSFGDSRAYAQYVAAPASDLAHKPASITHAHAAGAAMSGLTAWQFLIELGHTEPNPLQPELHRPVPLQGQTVLVNGAAGGVGHLAVQLAKWQGAHVIAVAAGTQEAFVHALGADEFIDYTKTNPEDIAHDVNLVVDTLGGPTTGRFLRTLKPGGALFPIFPLGFSGAEEAAQQGFTVSATQVRSNGPQLAELGRLLEAGTVRVAIDSTFPLADARQAHERAAQGNLQGKIVLTVA, via the coding sequence ATGACAACAGCAGAGGCAGGCCCTACCCCCCAGGAGAGAGCGGCAACGCCAACCAATACGATGCAGGCAATTCGGCAGCACGAGTTCGGTGGGCCGGAGGTGCTGCGCTACGAAGAGGCCCCAATTCCTGCGCTACAGCCGGGGGAAGTGCTCGTGCGCGTGCACGCCATTGGCCTCAATCCCCCCGACTGGTACCTGCGCGACGGCTATAAAATGCTGCCGCCCGAGTGGCGGCCGGCGGTGCCCTTCCCCATTGTTCTGGGTACGGACGTGTCGGGGGTTGTAACGGCTGTTGCCCCGGATGTGTCGGGCTTCGCCGTGGGCGAGGAAGTGTTCGGGATGGTTCGTTTTCCCAGCTTTGGAGACAGCCGGGCGTATGCCCAATACGTCGCCGCACCAGCGTCGGACCTAGCCCACAAGCCGGCGAGTATTACGCACGCGCACGCCGCCGGGGCCGCTATGTCCGGGCTCACTGCGTGGCAGTTCCTGATTGAACTGGGGCACACGGAACCGAATCCGCTGCAACCGGAATTGCATCGTCCAGTGCCGCTTCAGGGCCAGACAGTGCTCGTGAACGGGGCCGCGGGCGGCGTGGGGCACTTGGCGGTGCAGCTAGCCAAATGGCAGGGGGCGCACGTTATCGCCGTAGCAGCGGGCACGCAGGAGGCATTCGTGCATGCACTTGGGGCCGACGAGTTTATCGACTACACCAAGACCAACCCTGAGGACATCGCGCACGACGTTAACCTCGTCGTAGATACCCTTGGCGGCCCGACCACCGGTCGATTCCTGCGCACGCTCAAACCGGGCGGTGCGTTGTTCCCCATCTTCCCCTTGGGCTTCTCCGGTGCCGAAGAGGCCGCGCAGCAGGGCTTCACGGTCTCGGCGACCCAGGTGCGCTCGAATGGCCCACAGCTGGCCGAACTCGGCCGCTTGCTCGAAGCCGGGACGGTTCGCGTCGCCATCGACAGCACGTTTCCGTTGGCGGATGCACGCCAGGCACACGAACGGGCCGCCCAGGGGAACCTCCAGGGCAAAATTGTGCTCACGGTCGCATAA
- a CDS encoding AraC family transcriptional regulator produces MNVKQLNRYAEMVVVCRGDRRYGRETTFEDNVLVGVLAGELKVVQADRTRYCGAGDTLLLPRHQPATLLKYPKDGVAYQAVLVKLPTALVRAYYAQHAPEPGRPAATDALVFPKSPLLRSLFASLLPYLELEHRLPAQVLAVKITEAIEILRCLDPRSDGVLADFADPGKINLVEFMEANYRFNIPLAKFSYLTGRSLTTFKRDFKKAFALSPQRWLTQKRLTLAHYQLAEKKRKPVELYLEVGFENLAHFSVAFKKQFGYPPTALVGPGAGHQPARPARQQP; encoded by the coding sequence ATGAACGTCAAGCAGCTGAACCGCTACGCGGAAATGGTCGTCGTGTGCCGCGGTGACCGGCGCTACGGGCGGGAGACGACCTTCGAGGATAATGTCCTGGTGGGGGTGCTGGCCGGCGAGCTGAAAGTGGTGCAGGCCGACCGCACCCGTTACTGCGGCGCGGGCGACACGCTGTTGCTACCCCGCCACCAGCCGGCAACTCTGCTAAAATATCCGAAAGATGGCGTGGCGTATCAGGCCGTGCTGGTGAAGCTGCCCACGGCCCTCGTGCGGGCCTATTACGCGCAGCACGCCCCGGAGCCCGGCCGGCCGGCGGCCACCGACGCGCTGGTTTTCCCCAAAAGCCCGCTCTTACGGAGCCTTTTCGCCTCCCTGCTGCCCTACCTGGAGCTGGAACACCGCCTGCCAGCGCAGGTCCTCGCCGTGAAAATAACGGAGGCTATCGAGATACTGCGCTGCCTCGACCCGCGCAGTGACGGGGTGCTGGCCGACTTCGCCGATCCTGGAAAAATCAACCTGGTCGAGTTTATGGAAGCCAACTATCGGTTCAATATTCCCCTGGCCAAGTTTAGCTACCTGACCGGCCGCAGCCTCACCACCTTCAAGCGGGACTTCAAAAAAGCCTTTGCGCTGAGCCCCCAGCGCTGGCTCACGCAGAAAAGGCTAACGCTGGCCCACTACCAGCTCGCGGAGAAAAAGCGCAAGCCCGTGGAGCTGTACCTGGAAGTAGGCTTTGAGAATCTCGCGCATTTTTCGGTGGCTTTCAAAAAGCAATTTGGCTACCCCCCAACCGCCCTGGTCGGGCCGGGAGCGGGCCACCAGCCGGCTAGGCCGGCGCGGCAACAGCCCTAA